In one window of Chitinophagales bacterium DNA:
- a CDS encoding PD40 domain-containing protein, with protein MKKIGLSLLGSLIALISIAQTDALWMRYPAISPDGKEIVFSYKGDLYKVSSNGGQATPLTMHEAHDYMPVWSHDGKQIAFASDRFGNFDVFVMDANGGEPKRLTYHSAPDYPFDFTKDNQQVLFGSARHTVNTNVRFPRGGLFLQTYLVPAKGGRSVLISATGMEHAQYNSKGDVLVYQDRKGTEDAWRKHHTSSLTRDIWLHDTKSGSYTKISDYEGEDREPVFSADDQSVYYLSEKPGTQNLFKRELNSQKETQLTKFKDHPVRHLTRAADNTLCFSWNGEIYLVKNDGNPKKIAVTVTTDMKANNERVVPVSGGNGNDVAISPNGKELAFIFRGEVFVTSVEGGITKRITNTPEQERDLSFSKDGRTLFYSTERNDSWDIYQTSISRKEEPYFYAATILKEEAVIATPKEEFQPAVSPDGKSIAYLEERNSLRVFNLEKKTSTTIIPLGVNFSYRDGDQEYDWSPDSKWLAVRSNQGRYGSSDVVLHKADGSTPKGYDITQSGFQDGGIEWAFEGKAVLWVTDKLGRKSLALQGSRETDVFIAFFDQEAYDKFRLSKEDYALLKEREDKIKKDSAWKKKDSLAKLNWVPDLNRTDQRKIRLTPASMTLGSYVLAPAGDKLWYTAFNERTTELWQLDLRTRETKVITKLSGSDIRLSPDGKWLLLQAGGGFAKLEPESGRITPIGVRSEMTLNPAGERNYIFHHAWRQVKKKFYDPKLHGVNWELYKTAYAKFLPHINNNYDFQELLSEMLGELNASHTGGRYSPQNPNGDQTASLGLFYDEFSGGNGLVITEVIEGGPVDIAVSRIRDGHIIEQIDGTAITADADWAKLLNRKAGANVLLTVFDPVKKERYEESIKPIANEQGLLYDRWVNTMRKMVEKLSDGKVGYVHVQGMNDGSYRTVYEEVLGRNAGKQALIVDTRFNGGGWLHEDLSNFLAGKNYITFKPYGFNAEGGEPQGKWYKPSCVVMSEANYSDAHTFPYAYRAKGIGKLIGMPVPGTSTSVWWETQIDPTMVFGIPMIGNYGVKEQRLLENFQLEPDIRVTLPYDAFIKGKDTQIEAAVAEMLKSIKQ; from the coding sequence ATGAAGAAAATTGGCTTAAGCCTGCTGGGCAGTTTGATTGCACTGATCAGCATAGCGCAAACCGACGCACTCTGGATGCGCTACCCTGCCATCTCACCTGATGGTAAAGAGATAGTTTTCAGCTACAAGGGTGATCTGTACAAAGTAAGTAGTAATGGCGGACAAGCAACGCCTTTAACCATGCATGAAGCGCATGACTATATGCCTGTATGGAGCCACGATGGCAAACAAATTGCTTTTGCCAGTGATCGCTTTGGCAATTTCGATGTATTTGTGATGGATGCCAATGGTGGTGAACCCAAAAGACTCACTTATCACTCCGCACCGGATTATCCTTTTGATTTTACCAAAGACAACCAACAAGTATTATTCGGCTCTGCCCGACACACAGTTAACACCAATGTGCGCTTCCCAAGAGGCGGTTTGTTTCTGCAAACCTATCTGGTACCAGCCAAAGGGGGACGAAGTGTACTCATCTCTGCAACAGGCATGGAACACGCACAATACAATAGTAAGGGCGATGTCTTGGTCTATCAAGATAGAAAAGGAACAGAAGATGCCTGGCGCAAACACCATACTTCTTCCCTCACAAGAGATATCTGGTTGCACGATACCAAGTCTGGTAGCTATACCAAGATCAGTGATTATGAAGGGGAAGATCGTGAGCCTGTATTCAGTGCAGATGATCAATCGGTTTATTACCTGAGTGAAAAACCAGGTACACAAAATTTATTCAAGCGCGAACTCAATAGCCAGAAAGAAACACAACTCACGAAATTCAAAGATCATCCTGTAAGACATCTTACGCGTGCAGCAGATAATACACTTTGCTTTAGCTGGAATGGAGAAATCTATCTGGTAAAGAATGATGGCAATCCCAAAAAAATTGCTGTTACTGTTACAACTGATATGAAAGCCAATAATGAAAGGGTTGTTCCGGTAAGTGGTGGGAATGGCAATGATGTAGCTATTTCACCTAACGGAAAAGAACTGGCTTTCATCTTCAGAGGAGAAGTGTTCGTGACCTCTGTAGAAGGCGGTATTACCAAGCGCATTACCAATACGCCTGAGCAAGAAAGAGACCTGAGCTTTAGCAAGGATGGCAGAACATTGTTCTATTCTACTGAAAGAAATGATAGCTGGGATATTTATCAAACCAGTATCAGCAGAAAAGAAGAACCTTATTTCTATGCTGCCACTATTCTGAAAGAAGAAGCTGTTATCGCAACACCCAAAGAAGAATTTCAACCTGCAGTTTCGCCGGATGGCAAATCCATTGCTTATCTGGAAGAGCGCAATAGTTTACGTGTGTTCAACTTAGAAAAGAAAACAAGCACCACCATTATCCCTTTAGGCGTAAACTTTTCTTATCGTGATGGTGATCAGGAATATGATTGGAGTCCCGACAGCAAATGGCTGGCAGTAAGAAGTAACCAGGGGCGCTACGGTTCCAGCGATGTGGTCTTACACAAAGCAGATGGTTCTACGCCAAAGGGTTATGATATTACCCAGAGTGGTTTTCAGGATGGCGGCATTGAATGGGCATTTGAGGGAAAAGCCGTGCTATGGGTGACAGATAAACTGGGTAGAAAATCTTTGGCTTTACAAGGTTCAAGAGAGACCGATGTATTCATTGCTTTCTTTGATCAGGAAGCTTATGATAAATTCAGACTGAGTAAAGAAGATTATGCCTTGCTCAAAGAGAGAGAAGATAAAATCAAGAAAGACAGTGCCTGGAAGAAAAAAGACTCACTGGCTAAACTCAACTGGGTACCTGATCTAAACAGAACAGATCAGCGGAAAATCAGGTTAACACCAGCTTCCATGACGCTCGGTAGTTATGTACTGGCACCTGCTGGAGATAAACTTTGGTACACTGCTTTTAATGAACGTACAACAGAACTCTGGCAACTGGATTTGCGTACACGAGAAACAAAAGTGATCACCAAACTAAGCGGCAGCGATATCCGCCTCTCACCAGATGGCAAATGGCTGTTGCTGCAAGCAGGTGGCGGCTTCGCCAAATTAGAACCGGAAAGTGGCAGAATAACACCTATTGGTGTGCGTAGTGAAATGACGCTGAACCCTGCGGGTGAACGCAATTATATCTTCCATCATGCATGGCGTCAAGTGAAGAAGAAATTCTATGACCCCAAACTGCATGGTGTGAATTGGGAATTGTATAAAACAGCTTATGCGAAGTTCTTACCGCATATCAACAATAATTATGATTTTCAGGAATTGCTGAGTGAGATGTTGGGTGAACTCAATGCCTCACATACTGGTGGTCGTTACTCGCCGCAAAATCCCAATGGTGATCAGACTGCATCACTAGGCTTATTCTATGATGAATTCAGTGGTGGTAATGGATTAGTCATCACAGAAGTAATTGAAGGCGGACCCGTTGACATTGCAGTCAGCAGAATCAGGGACGGACATATTATTGAACAGATTGATGGTACAGCCATCACCGCTGATGCAGATTGGGCAAAACTGCTGAACAGAAAAGCGGGAGCCAATGTACTGCTCACCGTTTTTGATCCGGTGAAGAAAGAACGTTATGAAGAAAGTATCAAGCCAATTGCAAACGAACAAGGACTGCTGTATGATCGATGGGTAAACACCATGCGCAAAATGGTAGAAAAACTTAGTGATGGAAAAGTGGGCTATGTACATGTTCAGGGGATGAATGATGGTAGCTATAGAACAGTGTATGAAGAAGTGCTGGGGCGTAATGCCGGCAAACAAGCATTGATTGTAGATACCCGCTTCAATGGCGGCGGTTGGCTGCATGAGGATTTGTCTAATTTCCTTGCAGGCAAAAACTATATCACTTTCAAACCTTATGGCTTTAATGCAGAAGGCGGAGAACCACAGGGCAAATGGTATAAACCAAGTTGTGTGGTAATGAGTGAAGCCAACTATAGTGATGCACATACATTCCCTTATGCTTATCGTGCGAAAGGTATTGGTAAACTGATTGGCATGCCTGTTCCGGGAACCAGTACATCTGTGTGGTGGGAAACCCAGATTGATCCTACGATGGTATTTGGTATTCCCATGATTGGCAACTATGGCGTAAAAGAGCAGAGACTGTTAGAAAACTTCCAACTTGAACCAGATATTCGTGTAACACTACCTTATGATGCGTTCATCAAAGGCAAGGACACACAAATAGAAGCAGCAGTAGCAGAAATGCTGAAGAGCATCAAACAATAA
- a CDS encoding PorT family protein: MKKMLILISATLIGFGAQAQKKKGEIGLLAGLVTNNVNTSGTLAPNFDKSNAVGGAFYFNSRLVGNFISLRTELGYYPKGGTRYNGTTAIEQDLQYIAAPALMLQVKLAMLKAYAGPQLSWMISAKEKTGNTVTDVQNSFKKSEWSGVMGAELNLPLRLLAGIRYSFGITNIQDASTIANNYEAKNGTFMLYAGIRLRK; this comes from the coding sequence ATGAAAAAAATGCTCATCCTGATCAGCGCAACGCTTATCGGCTTTGGTGCTCAGGCGCAAAAGAAAAAAGGAGAAATTGGCCTGTTGGCCGGTCTTGTTACCAATAATGTAAACACATCCGGTACACTCGCACCCAATTTTGATAAAAGCAATGCCGTTGGTGGTGCTTTCTACTTTAACTCACGCCTTGTAGGCAATTTCATCTCCTTGAGAACAGAGTTGGGTTATTATCCCAAGGGTGGAACACGTTATAACGGTACAACTGCAATTGAGCAAGACCTGCAATACATTGCTGCTCCCGCATTGATGCTACAGGTGAAACTGGCTATGCTGAAAGCCTATGCTGGTCCTCAACTGAGCTGGATGATTTCTGCAAAAGAAAAAACAGGCAATACTGTTACAGATGTTCAAAACTCATTTAAGAAATCTGAATGGAGCGGCGTAATGGGTGCTGAACTGAATCTGCCACTGCGCTTATTAGCTGGTATTCGCTACAGCTTTGGTATCACCAATATTCAGGATGCAAGCACCATTGCAAATAACTATGAGGCTAAGAACGGTACTTTTATGTTGTATGCCGGTATTCGCCTGAGAAAATAA